The genomic segment CGGTTTCCGCATCTCGATCCTGTTCGGCCTCGTGCTCGCCGGCGTCTCGTCGGTCATCGGCGTGATCGCGGGGGCGGTGCAGGGCTATTTCGGCGGCTGGACCGACCTGATCTTCCAGCGGATCATCGAGATCTGGGGCGCGATCCCGACGCTCTACCTCATCATCATCATGTCAGCCTTCCTCGTGCCGAGCTTCTTCACCCTGCTCGGCATTCTGACGCTGTTCTCGTGGACCGCTCTGGTCGGCGTGGTGCGCGCGGAATTCCTGCGCGCGCGCAATTTCGAGTACGTTCGCGCAGCGAGGGCGCTGGGCCTGTCGAACGTGCGCATCATGACGCGGCACCTCCTGCCCAACGCCATGGTGGCGACGCTGACCTTCCTGCCTTTCATCCTGAACGGCTCGGTCACGACCCTGACCTCGCTCGACTATCTCGGCTTCGGCCTGCCGCCCGGCTCCCCCTCGCTTGGCGAGCTGCTGGCCCAGGGCAAGGACAACATCAACGCGCCCTGGCTTGGGCTCACCGGCTTCTTCGTGGTGGCGACGATGCTGAGCCTGCTCGTCTTCGCGGGCGAGGCCGTGCGCGACGCGTTCGACCCGCGCAAGACCTTCGGCTGAACCGCGTCAGCGCCGCGCCTCGTCGCTGCCCGGCGGGCCGCGCCAGCCGGTTTCGACGGTGAAGCCGGCGCTGCGGGTGGCGATCGCGTCGCCGCCGACATGGGCGAGGTAGGTGCCGGCCTCCACCACCAGCGTACCATCCGGCTCGTGGTAGCCGAGGACGCGCGCCGGCACGCGGAAGCTCGCGACCCCGGTCTCGCCCGAGGCGAGATCGAGGAGCGCCACGCCCTTCAGCAGGCGCCTCGGCCGGCTGCGGCTCGCGACCGGCTGGCCGACATAGAGCTGCGCCACCGCCCGGCCCGGACGCGTCCCATAGTTGGTGACGGAGGCGCGCACCTCCAGCATCGCGTCGTAGCGGTCCCCGACGCCGACATGCGGCGTCACGATCTCCGGCTCGCCATAGGCGAAGCGGGTGTAGGAGAGGCCGTAGCCGAATGGGAACAGCGGCAGCGGCGATTCGTCGGCATAGCCCATGGTCCACCGCGTGCCCGGGATATGCGGGCGCCCGCCCGGCAGGGTGTCGTAGGTCAGCGGCAATTGTCCGACTGTGCGCGGCCAGGAAACCGGCAGCCGGCCCGACGGGTTGGCGTCCCCGAACAGCGTCTCGGCCACGGCCGGCCCGCCCTCGGTGCCCGGAAGCCACGCCATCAGCACCGCCTGCGCCTGTCCTAACGCATCCCCGAGTTCGGTCGGGCGCCCGCCGACCACGACGAGCGCAACAGGCTTGCCGGCCTCGGCGACCGCCGCGAGCAGATCATGTTGCAGGCCGGGCCAGGAGAGGGTGGCGCTCGATGAGCCCTCGCCGGAACGGTCCCGCGGCTCGCCCATCACCGCCACGACGAGGTCGGCCCCTGCCGCCGCCTCGACCGCGGCGGCAAAACCCGCGCGGCTGTCGCAGACACGCGAACAGCCCGGCGCGAAATCGATCGCGACACCGGCGGCGGCGGCGCGCTCGCGCAGGCCCGCCAGGATCGTCACCGCGTCCCATTCCTGCCCCGTGCCCTCATGCGGCCCGACCTGATCCCAGGCGGAATCGGCGAAGGGACCGACGACGGCGATGCGGCGCACCTTGGCCGGAGCGATCGGCAGCAGATCCTCGCGGTTCTGCAGCAGGACGAGGCTCGCCCGCGCCGCCTCGCGGGCGAGCCGCCGGGTCTCGGGGCGCAGAAGTTTCTCCTCCGCGCCGTCCGGATCGACCACGGGGCGGTCGAACAGGCCGAGCCCGAATTTGAGCCGCAGCACCCGGCGCACCGCTGCATCGACCAAGCCTTCGGGAACGCGCCCGGCGCGCACCTCCGCGGGCAGATGGCGGAGAAACAGCCCGCTCGTCATATCCATGTCGACACCCGCCGCCAGCGCCTTGCGCGCGGCCTCCGCGCCGTCGTGGGCGACGCCGTGCTTCATCAGGCTGGCGATCGCCTGCCAATCGGCCACGACAAGGCCGGAAAAGCCCATCTGCCGCCGCAGCAGGCCCGTCATCAGTGCCGGGTCGGCGGTGGCGGGCAGGCCGTTCAGGGCGGTCAAAGCCGTCATCACCGCGTCGGCGCCGGCCCGGATGCCGTCACGGAACGGCGGCAGGTGGAGGTCGTGCAATTCGGTGGGTGCCACGAAGGTGGCGTCGTAGTCGCGCCCGCCAAGCACCGCGCTGTAGCCCGCGAAATGCTTTAGCGTGCTCGCGAGCCCGCCATCGCGAAAGCCCTCGACCTGCGCAGCGGTGAGCCGCCCCGTCAGCCACGGATCTTCGCCCAAGCCCTCGACCACCCGGCCCCAGCGCAGGTCGCGGGCGACATCCGCCATCGGCGAGAAGGTCCAGTTGAGGCCGACCATCGCCGATTCGCGAGCCTGGGCGGCGGCGGCACGGCGCACGAGCCCGGCATCGAAGCTCGCGGCCATGGCGAGCGGCAGGGGGAAGATGGTGCGGTAGCCGTGGACGATGTCGAGGCCGACGAGCAGCGGGATCCCGAGCCGCGACGCGCGGGCGAGCCGGTCGGCCTGCGCCACGAGACCGGCATTGTTGAAGTTGATGACTGCCCCGACCTCGCCGCGGCGGAAGCTTTCGAGATCGAGGATCGGCTCATGCGAGATCAGGTTGAGCTGGCCCGCCTTCTCCTCCAGCGTCATCCGGGCGAGCAGCGCCTCGATCCGGCTTTCGACCGGCTCCACGGCGCTGGCCGGAGCGCCGAGGACGACGGCCCAGGCTGCGGCACCGCGGATGATCCACCGAGCCAGCCGTCGCATCGTCACCGCCTCCCCGGAGCGGTTTCCACCGCCCTCTCTTACGGGGCGTGACGATGCCTCACGAAGGGGCGTGCCGTCGATGGAGCACGGTCGGGCTTTTGATCGGCGGCAGGCAGATCGATGTGGACGGCGGTCACGGCGACCGCGTCCGGCTCCGCCGGCCCGCGTTGATGCGAAGGCCGGTGCTCGGGTCCGCCGCTTCGGCGAAGGGAAGACGATCCTCGCCGGCGGCGACCACCCGGTCGCGTCCGGCGTGCTTGGCTTGATACAGGGCGTCGTCGGCCCGGCGCAGCAGGTAATCCAGGCTGCCGCCGATCTGGCTTTCGGCCGCCACGCCGACGCTCACGCGAATCGCCAGCTCCGGGTAATCCGGGTGCGCGAAGCGGGCGATTGCGGCCCGGACGTCCTCGGCGATGCGCATGGCCGCCCGCTCGTCGAGCCGCGGCAGCAGGCATGCGAACTCCTCGCCGCCCATCCGCCCGAACACCGCCCCAGGCGGCAGCAAGGGGTCCGCGACATGGCAGAAAGCGGCCAGCACCGCGTCGCCGACGCTATGACCGTAGCGGTCGTTGACCGCCTTGAAGTGGTCGAGGTCGAACAGGAGCAGGGCAGCCGGTGCAACGGCGAGGTGACGCTCGGCGCCCGCGACCATCGCACGGCGGTTGGCGATGCCCGTGAGCGAATCGGTCTCGGCCGCCAGCCGCTGCTCACGCTCCGCCCGCTCCTTCGTCAGCGCCATGAACACGAAGGCGATCGCGACCGAGAACAGCGTTCCGGCAAAGCAGAGGATGGCGAACCACGGGGAGGCGATCGCGACGGAGGCCGGGATCGGCATGGTGAAGGCCAGCGGCAGGCGGATCCAGTAGAGGCCGGCATAGGTGGCAAGCAGCACCAGCGCCGGATAGCGGGAGACCAGGGGCTCGTCGCGGCCCTGCCAGATCGTCAGCGCGCCGGAGGCGCAGTAGAGCCCCGCGAGCGTCGAGGCGAGGCTGACGCGGGCGGCGAGCGATTCGAAGAAGGGGGGAATCAAGCAGGCCGCGATCCAGAGCGCCCCACCGCCCACGGCCCAGCCGAGCCGCAACGAGCGGCCCTCGAAGGCCCGCACCCCGCTCCAGATCAAGCCATAGCCGCCGATCATCATCGCGTTGGCGAGGCCGATGGACAGGCTGTCCGGGATCTGGCCGCGCAGAGCCAGCATCAGCGAAGCAACACTGCCGACGATATGGGCGATGCCCCAGACCGCCAGCGCACGCTCGCGGCGGGTCTGGCTCCACGACAACAGGAACAGCACGCCCACCATGAAGGTGACGGCGACCGTCATCAGAAAGAGCGTCGGGAGATCGAGGCGCATCGTGTGTTTGGCACCGGCCCGATCGGACCGCTGCGCCGCCTCTCCTTCATCGTGGTGGCTTTAGAAATGGTCCGGGAACGACTTTGAAGTCAACAGCATCGCTGAACACTTACGGCAACGACTTATAAAATTCCGTTGCCGAACCGACCAACAAATGAACAACGTATGCTTCAATACGGTTCGTCAGAAGAAACACTGCTCGCCTCGATCTGATCGCCCCGATCGTTGAGTGGGTGAAGATCGCGCACCATGCCTTTCAAACGTTCATCGAGGACGTGGGTATAGATCTGCGTCGTCGAGATATCGGCATGGCCCAGCAATTCTTGGACGATACGCAGATCCGCGCCGTTCTGGAGCAGATGGCTGGCGAAGGCGTGGCGCAGAACGTGCGGGCTCACCCGGTCGGTCCGCAGGCCGGCGGCGGCAGCGGCGGTCTTGAGGTCGCGGGCGAAGGCCTGCCGGGTGAGATGACCGCTCTCGCTCTCGGCGGGGAAATAGCCAGGACCCCTCGGCGGTCAGGTGCGCGACGTGGGTACGCATCGCCTCGCGCGCGAGGTCGGTGAGCGGCACGAGGCGCTCGCGACCGCCCTTGCCTTTTGACCACGAGGTAGCGCTCGCGGGTGGCCGCGGCCGAGCGCGGCAGGGCGACGAGTTCCGAAACGCGCAGGCCCGTGGCGTAGAGGAGCTCGAGCAGGCAGAGCATCCGCGCGGCCGTGCGGGCCTCCGCCCGGTCGTCGCCCGCCGCCTCGACCCGCTCGCGCGCCGTCGCGAGCAGGCGATCGACCTCCGCCACCGACAGGACCTTCGGCAAGCCCTTGGCGCGTCGGGGAGCTGCGACCGGCGCGGTCGGATCGGTTTCGGAATAGCCCTCCGCGTAGAGGAAGCGGTGGAAGCCGCGGATGCAGGAGAGGCGCCGGGCGGCCGAGGACGCCTTCAATCCGCGCGGCTCCAGGGAGGCGATGTAGGCGCGGACTTGCTCGGCCTGCGCCTCCTCCGGGTCGATCCCGCCTTGCGCGAGGTAGCCGAGGTAGTCGTCGAGATCGCGCCGATAGGCGGCCAGGGTGTTGGCCGCCGCACCGCGTTCGGCGGCGAGCATGTCGAGAAAGAGCTGACCCGGATCCTCCGCTCCGCCTGGGAGCGCGGAACCGTCCGCGCTCATCGCCCGCCCGGCTGGAGCTTCGATGGGGGAATGGTGACGCTGATCTCCCGCGGCGTCGGCTCGACGAAGGTCGCCAGTGCGAACATGCCGGCGAAGACGAGGCCCGCGAGGATCGCGATCGTGGCAAGGAAACGGAACAGGGTGGGCAAGGGAACCGGCCTTTCGCCGAGGATACGCGGACGAGCGGGTCGTGTTGCGATGCGCAAACCGTGGGTTTCGATCACATGCCGGAGGCTCGAAGGCAAGGTCTGGCGGAGCACAGGCGGCGCGGTCAAGGGACAGGCCGCCGGCCAGCATGGCAATCGCTCGACGGCGATGGCCTTGGTTTGTTGCTGGCCTCAATCGCCGACGCCGGCCTCCGCAGGCTCAGGCTTCGAGCGATAGCCCTGCGCCGCCTCCTGCCTGCTTCTCAGAAGCGGTTCTTCCAGGCCCGCAGCGCGGTGAACACCGCCGCCGGGTCGGAGCCCGGCTCAAGGCCCGCCGAGCGAGCGAGGACCGGCTGGCCCACCCGCAGGAACGGGTTCGTCGCCTTCTCCTGGCCGATGGTCGACGGAATCAGGAAGCCGCCCTGCGCAGCAAGCCGCTCGGCCTCGGCCACGCGCTCCTTCAGGTCGGCGTTGTCCGGATCGGCGGCCAGGGCGAAGCGGCCGTTCGAAAGAACGTAATCGTGACCGCTATAGACCGCGGTCGCGTCGGGCAGGTCGAGGAAGCGGCTGAGGGAGCGCCACAGCGTCTCGGGCTCGGCCTCCATCACCCGGCCGCAGCCGAGAGTGAACAGCGTGTCGCCCGAGAACACGACGCCGGCATCGGCGAAATAATAGGTCACGTGGTCGGCGCAATGCCCCGGCGTCTCCCAGACCGCGGCGGTGAGACCGCCGACCGTCACCGTATCGCCCTCCTTGACGGTGCGCGCGGCACCCGGCACCGCCCCGCGCGCCTTCTCCGGCACCGTCACCCGCGCGCCGGTGCGCTCCACCACCTCGGGGATCCCCTCGATGTGGTCGCCGTGGCGGTGGGTGACGAGAATGTCGGTGAGCTGCCAGCCCTCCGCGTCGAGGGCGGCCAGCACGGGCCCGGCCTCCGGCACGTCGATGGCGGCGCAGGCGCCGCTGGCGGGATCGCGGATCAGCACGCCGATATTGTCGCTCCGGCACAGGAAGGTGCGGATTTCGGGGGCCGCTCTCGTCATCGAAGACCTTTCGCGAAAACTGACTTTTCCACTCGCACGGTCGCGGGGAAAAGGTCCGCCGAGCGTGACCGGCGCTGAAGCGCGCGGTACAAACCCGGCCGAGGAACCGTTACATCGCGGTGACGGTTCCGGGATCGGAGGCGCAGCCACGCTTGCCCCAGGCCTCCGCGATCCCCATTGATGCCGCATCAGCCCTACGGAGGACAACCGGCCGTGCCGGCACCCCATCCGATGCGCCTCGACGTCACGGACTTGCGCGCTTTCTACGCCAGCCCG from the Methylorubrum extorquens genome contains:
- the yejE gene encoding putative oligopeptide transporter subunit; permease component of ABC superfamily transporter (Evidence 3 : Putative function from multiple computational evidences; Product type t : transporter), which translates into the protein MNEHLRPELDAVPVTAPGNAPQMRVLPTATHRGISPLNRRRLANFRANRRGYWSAVIFTVLFVLSLFAELIANDRPIVMQYKGEWLFPVLVDYPDEKFGGFLAQTDYRAPETRKEIEENGWVLWPPIPYADNTFMRDLPTPAPSPPTWMLSDAECRPVAERAGVKAEGRELGCRDIEWHWLGTDNATRDVLARVIYGFRISILFGLVLAGVSSVIGVIAGAVQGYFGGWTDLIFQRIIEIWGAIPTLYLIIIMSAFLVPSFFTLLGILTLFSWTALVGVVRAEFLRARNFEYVRAARALGLSNVRIMTRHLLPNAMVATLTFLPFILNGSVTTLTSLDYLGFGLPPGSPSLGELLAQGKDNINAPWLGLTGFFVVATMLSLLVFAGEAVRDAFDPRKTFG
- a CDS encoding putative Glycoside hydrolase, family 3, N-terminal and C-terminal domain (bglX-like) (Evidence 3 : Putative function from multiple computational evidences; Product type e : enzyme), with amino-acid sequence MRRLARWIIRGAAAWAVVLGAPASAVEPVESRIEALLARMTLEEKAGQLNLISHEPILDLESFRRGEVGAVINFNNAGLVAQADRLARASRLGIPLLVGLDIVHGYRTIFPLPLAMAASFDAGLVRRAAAAQARESAMVGLNWTFSPMADVARDLRWGRVVEGLGEDPWLTGRLTAAQVEGFRDGGLASTLKHFAGYSAVLGGRDYDATFVAPTELHDLHLPPFRDGIRAGADAVMTALTALNGLPATADPALMTGLLRRQMGFSGLVVADWQAIASLMKHGVAHDGAEAARKALAAGVDMDMTSGLFLRHLPAEVRAGRVPEGLVDAAVRRVLRLKFGLGLFDRPVVDPDGAEEKLLRPETRRLAREAARASLVLLQNREDLLPIAPAKVRRIAVVGPFADSAWDQVGPHEGTGQEWDAVTILAGLRERAAAAGVAIDFAPGCSRVCDSRAGFAAAVEAAAGADLVVAVMGEPRDRSGEGSSSATLSWPGLQHDLLAAVAEAGKPVALVVVGGRPTELGDALGQAQAVLMAWLPGTEGGPAVAETLFGDANPSGRLPVSWPRTVGQLPLTYDTLPGGRPHIPGTRWTMGYADESPLPLFPFGYGLSYTRFAYGEPEIVTPHVGVGDRYDAMLEVRASVTNYGTRPGRAVAQLYVGQPVASRSRPRRLLKGVALLDLASGETGVASFRVPARVLGYHEPDGTLVVEAGTYLAHVGGDAIATRSAGFTVETGWRGPPGSDEARR
- a CDS encoding diguanylate cyclase precursor with GGDEF motif; putative membrane protein (Evidence 2b : Function from indirect experimental evidences (e.g. phenotypes); Product type e : enzyme) — encoded protein: MRLDLPTLFLMTVAVTFMVGVLFLLSWSQTRRERALAVWGIAHIVGSVASLMLALRGQIPDSLSIGLANAMMIGGYGLIWSGVRAFEGRSLRLGWAVGGGALWIAACLIPPFFESLAARVSLASTLAGLYCASGALTIWQGRDEPLVSRYPALVLLATYAGLYWIRLPLAFTMPIPASVAIASPWFAILCFAGTLFSVAIAFVFMALTKERAEREQRLAAETDSLTGIANRRAMVAGAERHLAVAPAALLLFDLDHFKAVNDRYGHSVGDAVLAAFCHVADPLLPPGAVFGRMGGEEFACLLPRLDERAAMRIAEDVRAAIARFAHPDYPELAIRVSVGVAAESQIGGSLDYLLRRADDALYQAKHAGRDRVVAAGEDRLPFAEAADPSTGLRINAGRRSRTRSP
- a CDS encoding protein of unknown function (Evidence 5 : Unknown function), which codes for MPLTDLAREAMRTHVAHLTAEGSWLFPRRERERSSHPAGLRPRPQDRRCRRRPADRPGEPARSAPRLRQPSAPERRGSAYRPRIAGPCRYLDDADLYPRPR
- a CDS encoding conserved protein of unknown function (Evidence 4 : Unknown function but conserved in other organisms) codes for the protein MIETHGLRIATRPARPRILGERPVPLPTLFRFLATIAILAGLVFAGMFALATFVEPTPREISVTIPPSKLQPGGR
- a CDS encoding putative hydroxyacylglutathione hydrolase (gloB-like) with metallo-hydrolase/oxidoreductase domain (Evidence 3 : Putative function from multiple computational evidences; Product type e : enzyme) is translated as MTRAAPEIRTFLCRSDNIGVLIRDPASGACAAIDVPEAGPVLAALDAEGWQLTDILVTHRHGDHIEGIPEVVERTGARVTVPEKARGAVPGAARTVKEGDTVTVGGLTAAVWETPGHCADHVTYYFADAGVVFSGDTLFTLGCGRVMEAEPETLWRSLSRFLDLPDATAVYSGHDYVLSNGRFALAADPDNADLKERVAEAERLAAQGGFLIPSTIGQEKATNPFLRVGQPVLARSAGLEPGSDPAAVFTALRAWKNRF